A window of Cottoperca gobio chromosome 16, fCotGob3.1, whole genome shotgun sequence contains these coding sequences:
- the glrx3 gene encoding glutaredoxin 3, whose amino-acid sequence MANLVEATTNKQFEDFLAKAGKCLTVVHFHAAWAPQCIQMNEVMAELAKEHAHTTFVKLEAEAVPEVSEKYEITSVPTFLFFKGGEKVDHMDGAHAPELTKKVQRWAVTRSAGVDVESSTTDLNQRLKKLLNAAPCMLFMKGSSQEPRCGFSRQIVGLLKEHSIQFSSFDILSDEEVRQGLKIYSNWPTYPQLYANGELVGGLDIVKELAESGELENTCPKAVTLEHRLKTIINKSPVMLFMKGNKEAAKCGFSRQTLEILNDTGVDYDTFDILQDEEVRQELKTYSNWPTYPQLYVKGDLIGGLDILKELKESGDLVSVLKGES is encoded by the coding sequence atggCGAATCTCGTGGAAGCGACAACAAACAAGCAGTTTGAAGATTTCTTAGCTAAAGCTGGAAAATGTCTGACAGTAGTGCATTTCCATGCGGCATGGGCTCCTCAGTGCATCCAAATGAACGAAGTGATGGCTGAGCTGGCCAAGGAACACGCGCACACTACGTTTGTCAAGCTAGAGGCGGAAGCGGTGCCGGAGGTGTCGGAGAAGTATGAAATCACCTCTGTCCCCACTTTCCTTTTCTTCAAGGGAGGGGAGAAGGTGGACCACATGGACGGGGCCCATGCTCCGGAGCTGACCAAGAAGGTGCAGCGCTGGGCGGTCACTAGGAGTGCAGGTGTAGATGTGGAGAGCAGCACCACGGACCTGAACCAACGGCTGAAGAAGCTGCTCAACGCAGCGCCCTGCATGCTCTTCATGAAAGGGTCCTCGCAGGAGCCCCGCTGCGGCTTCAGCCGGCAGATAGTGGGCCTGCTGAAGGAGCACAGCATCCAGTTCAGCAGCTTCGACATCCTGTCCGACGAGGAGGTCCGACAGGGGCTGAAGATATACTCCAACTGGCCCACCTATCCTCAGCTGTATGCGAATGGAGAGTTGGTGGGGGGACTGGATATAGTGAAGGAGCTGGCTGAGTCTGGAGAGTTGGAGAACACCTGCCCAAAGGCTGTCACCTTGGAGCACCGTCTGAAAACCATCATCAACAAGAGCCCAGTCATGCTGTTCATGAAGGGCAACAAGGAGGCTGCAAAATGTGGCTTCAGCAGGCAGACACTGGAGATTTTGAACGACACCGGGGTGGATTATGACACATTTGATATTCTGCAAGATGAAGAGGTGCGTCAGGAGCTCAAGACCTATTCTAACTGGCCAACCTACCCCCAACTCTACGTGAAAGGAGACCTGATCGGAGGTTTGGACATACTCAAGGAGCTGAAGGAGAGTGGAGACCTGGTATCAGTGCTGAAGGGAGAGTCGTAG